The following are encoded together in the Azospirillum lipoferum 4B genome:
- a CDS encoding phasin family protein, translating into MAKMSGNPFLEFDPSKLIGDLKVPGVDIETIIASQRKNIEAVTAANQLAYEGFQAIFRRQAEVMRTVTEDVNRAVGELTAAGTPEEKAAKHADLVKAAFEKSLANIRELSEMIAKSNTEAAEILTKRVSDSLDEVKAAIAKAKS; encoded by the coding sequence ATGGCCAAGATGAGCGGTAACCCCTTCCTCGAATTCGATCCGTCCAAGCTGATCGGCGACCTCAAGGTTCCGGGCGTCGATATCGAGACCATCATCGCCAGCCAGCGCAAGAACATCGAGGCGGTGACCGCCGCCAACCAGCTGGCCTATGAGGGCTTTCAGGCCATCTTCCGCCGTCAGGCCGAAGTGATGCGCACCGTGACCGAGGACGTGAACCGCGCCGTCGGTGAGCTGACCGCCGCCGGCACGCCGGAAGAGAAGGCCGCCAAGCATGCCGATCTGGTCAAGGCCGCCTTCGAAAAGTCGCTGGCCAACATCCGCGAGCTGAGCGAGATGATCGCCAAGTCGAACACCGAAGCCGCCGAGATCCTGACCAAGCGCGTGTCGGACAGCCTGGACGAGGTCAAGGCCGCCATCGCCAAGGCGAAGAGCTGA
- a CDS encoding TetR family transcriptional regulator, translating to MSDMPSDKPEDNSFRSDPTDPDSLDRTVAAAAMRLAAEKGWRRVGLLEVAHAAGIPLSRFHHRYRGRADLLAAVSRVADATVLAGDVAADPTEPARDRLFDVMMRRFDALRPFRDGLRAVLRDLPADPATALAFSCAFGRSMAWMLRAAGIDPDQRGGSALVAGLGTVHARVMRVFLNDDTADLSRTMAALDTALRGAERWGATFCRWTGRRGPLGRGTGPDSMASTV from the coding sequence ATGTCCGACATGCCGTCCGACAAGCCTGAAGACAACAGCTTCCGCTCCGATCCTACCGACCCGGACTCTCTCGATCGCACCGTGGCCGCGGCGGCGATGAGGCTGGCCGCAGAGAAGGGGTGGCGCCGCGTCGGGCTGCTGGAGGTTGCGCATGCCGCCGGCATCCCGCTGTCCCGGTTCCATCACCGCTATCGGGGGCGTGCCGACCTGCTGGCGGCGGTGTCGCGCGTCGCCGACGCCACGGTGTTGGCCGGGGATGTCGCCGCCGATCCGACCGAACCGGCGCGCGACCGATTGTTCGACGTGATGATGCGCCGGTTCGACGCGCTGCGCCCCTTCCGGGACGGCTTGCGCGCCGTGCTGCGCGACCTGCCGGCCGATCCGGCGACCGCGCTGGCCTTTTCCTGCGCCTTCGGCCGCTCCATGGCCTGGATGCTGCGCGCCGCCGGAATCGATCCCGACCAGCGGGGCGGGTCCGCCCTCGTCGCCGGGCTCGGCACCGTCCATGCGCGGGTGATGCGGGTCTTCCTGAACGACGACACCGCCGACCTGTCGCGCACCATGGCGGCGCTCGACACCGCGCTGCGCGGGGCGGAGCGCTGGGGCGCGACGTTCTGCCGCTGGACCGGCCGCAGGGGGCCGCTTGGCCGTGGAACCGGACCGGACTCCATGGCATCAACGGTTTAG
- a CDS encoding YbaK/EbsC family protein — translation MSTTLSPSAARVQALLDSIGLGHHVVEHEGSTRTSEDAANSVGCEVAQIAKSLIFRTKETGRPVLVVASGANRVDEKAVGRLIGEKIERADPEFVRESTGFAIGGVPPIGHAVPPLVLIDDDLLRLETIWAAAGTPNAVFRLTPADLVSMTGGRVESVRKA, via the coding sequence ATGTCGACCACCCTCAGCCCCTCCGCCGCCCGCGTTCAGGCCCTGCTGGACAGCATCGGCCTCGGCCATCATGTGGTCGAGCATGAAGGCAGCACCCGCACCTCCGAAGACGCCGCCAACTCCGTCGGCTGCGAGGTGGCGCAGATCGCCAAGTCGCTGATCTTCCGCACCAAGGAGACCGGGCGTCCGGTCCTGGTCGTCGCCAGCGGCGCCAACCGGGTGGACGAGAAGGCGGTCGGCCGGCTGATCGGCGAGAAGATCGAGCGGGCCGATCCGGAATTCGTCCGCGAGTCGACCGGCTTCGCCATCGGCGGCGTTCCTCCCATCGGCCATGCCGTGCCGCCTCTGGTGTTGATCGACGACGACCTGCTGCGGCTGGAGACCATCTGGGCCGCCGCCGGCACCCCCAACGCCGTCTTCCGGCTGACACCTGCCGATCTGGTCAGCATGACCGGCGGCCGGGTGGAGAGCGTGCGCAAGGCGTGA
- the proC gene encoding pyrroline-5-carboxylate reductase yields the protein MTAETGASLLLVGCGKMGGAMLDGWLAAGTASRVVVVDRAGLPERLAGDARVSLASGADALPDGFVADVVVLAVKPQVMEEALPAYRALVRPGTVFLSIAAGKTIAYFERLLGEGAVVVRSMPNTPAAIGRGMTVAVPNAHVSAAQRELSDRLLRAVGDVAWVEDEGLLDPVTALSGSGPAYVFFMVEAMAKAGEAAGLPADLAMRLARATVSGAGALLDASPQQEAADLRKAVTSPNGTTQAALEVLMAPEGMQPVMTAAIAAAARRSRELAG from the coding sequence ATGACGGCGGAAACGGGTGCGTCGCTGCTGCTGGTCGGCTGCGGGAAGATGGGCGGGGCGATGCTGGACGGCTGGCTTGCCGCCGGGACCGCGTCGCGCGTCGTGGTGGTCGACCGGGCCGGTCTGCCGGAGCGGCTTGCCGGCGATGCGCGCGTTTCGCTGGCGTCCGGTGCGGATGCCCTGCCGGACGGCTTCGTCGCCGACGTCGTGGTGCTGGCCGTCAAGCCGCAGGTGATGGAAGAGGCGCTGCCTGCCTACCGCGCGCTGGTCCGTCCCGGCACCGTCTTCCTGTCGATTGCCGCCGGCAAGACAATTGCCTATTTCGAACGGCTGCTGGGGGAGGGGGCCGTCGTCGTCCGCTCCATGCCCAACACGCCGGCCGCCATCGGCCGCGGCATGACCGTGGCCGTTCCCAATGCCCATGTCAGCGCCGCCCAGCGCGAACTCTCCGACCGGCTGCTGCGCGCCGTCGGCGATGTCGCCTGGGTCGAGGATGAAGGGCTGCTGGATCCGGTCACCGCGCTGTCCGGCAGCGGCCCGGCCTATGTCTTCTTCATGGTTGAGGCGATGGCCAAGGCCGGCGAGGCGGCCGGGCTGCCCGCCGATCTGGCGATGCGGCTGGCCCGCGCCACCGTGTCGGGCGCCGGCGCCCTGCTCGACGCCTCTCCGCAGCAGGAAGCCGCCGATCTGCGCAAGGCGGTGACCAGCCCGAACGGCACCACACAAGCGGCGCTGGAGGTGCTGATGGCGCCGGAAGGAATGCAGCCGGTGATGACCGCCGCCATCGCTGCCGCCGCCCGGCGGTCGCGCGAGCTGGCGGGGTGA
- a CDS encoding YbjN domain-containing protein, with amino-acid sequence MSAVAVETTTSAHNPLDVVEEIVTANEWPFDRATEDELVVEIGGRWCDYRLYFVWQPDVSAMQFSCQFDMKVQAARRTAVAELLAEVNGRMWLGHFDVCSEEHTPMFRQTMLLRGARGAAVEQLEDLVEIALSECERFYPAFQFVIWGGKSAPEAVSAAILDTMGEA; translated from the coding sequence ATGTCGGCAGTAGCCGTCGAAACCACCACTTCCGCCCACAACCCGCTCGACGTGGTCGAGGAGATCGTAACCGCCAACGAGTGGCCCTTCGATCGCGCCACCGAGGACGAGCTCGTCGTCGAGATCGGCGGGCGCTGGTGCGATTACCGGCTCTATTTCGTCTGGCAGCCCGATGTCAGCGCGATGCAGTTCTCCTGCCAGTTCGACATGAAGGTCCAGGCAGCGCGCCGCACCGCCGTCGCCGAGTTGCTGGCGGAGGTGAACGGCCGCATGTGGCTGGGCCATTTCGACGTCTGCTCGGAGGAGCATACGCCGATGTTCCGCCAGACCATGCTGCTGCGCGGTGCGCGCGGTGCCGCGGTGGAACAGCTGGAGGATCTGGTCGAGATCGCCCTGTCGGAATGCGAGCGCTTCTACCCAGCCTTCCAGTTCGTGATCTGGGGCGGTAAATCCGCGCCGGAGGCGGTGTCCGCCGCCATTCTCGACACCATGGGCGAAGCCTGA
- a CDS encoding accessory factor UbiK family protein: MQVDNRILDDLARVAGGALGAFSSLREEAEGQLRAQLERVLSRMDVVSREEYEAVRAMAAKAREEQEAMAERLAALEATVATLTAGHAPLPVVVEPAGIPAVVDTDPVTPAPESAADAAGKEATAS; encoded by the coding sequence ATGCAGGTGGACAATAGGATTTTGGACGATCTCGCCCGCGTGGCGGGTGGCGCTCTCGGCGCCTTTTCGTCCTTGCGCGAAGAGGCCGAAGGTCAGCTGCGCGCTCAGCTCGAACGTGTTCTGTCGCGGATGGACGTGGTCAGCCGCGAGGAATACGAGGCCGTCCGCGCCATGGCCGCCAAGGCCCGCGAGGAGCAGGAGGCGATGGCCGAACGGCTTGCCGCGCTGGAGGCCACCGTCGCGACCCTGACGGCCGGGCATGCCCCGCTGCCGGTCGTGGTCGAGCCTGCCGGCATTCCGGCGGTGGTGGACACCGATCCGGTGACGCCGGCACCAGAGTCCGCCGCGGATGCCGCCGGCAAGGAGGCCACGGCGTCCTGA